The nucleotide window CTATGCTTTTAGTTGGAGAAATTTCTGTCGACCCTCCTCCTAAATAGAAATTTCTATTATTAGGATCTGGGAGTCAATCTTATGCATGCTAATGGAGAGGGAATTGGTGCTGCTGATTGTTTAGTGAAGTTAGGGCTCTTCTAATTTGTTCTCTCTTCGTCAAGCTGTTTCACTACTTAGATTAATGAAACGGACTTATCTTTATAGGATGGCTCCACAGTGTCTTTGTCTAGGACAGTGTCCCCATGTGGATAGCTAGATGTTCAACTTTTACTCTGCCATTCAACCAACCTGGCTTGCAAATACATTGGTGTTCTCATCAAAGGTTAAACTCACATTGGTGAAAACAGTTCAGTATTTGACTGCTACCAGAGATTTTCCTCAACTCAACATTCAGTTTGTGGGGTTGATTACATACATTGATGAGAACTCAAATGTTTCTGCTTTATGTGCCTCATACTGTCTGAGTAGCACGTTTGTCCCTGTTTTTTAGGTTTATAGGAATTCCTAgccatattaaattattaatgctCCTTTGATAATGCAAGCAGTCATATCTTTATTGTTGTTAGTCAATAAGTTATTTAGTTTTCTCTTTCTGAGTTTGAATATCTTGGGTTTTTGCTTTGGTGCCATGGGTTCTGCTGCTTGAATATTCTTCGTTATATCTGTTTATAAAACTGTTAGCGCATGCTATCAAATcattatctgttttttttttttggagaaatCAAATCATTATCTGCTTAATTTTCCTATAATGTGCATATGAAACTCCAGATCCCTTATAAGCAATGACTTTCTCGTACTCTTGGCACCCCAACACAATGAAATGACTTTATCATTTTGCAATAAAAGAGGCAAGCCAAgatcaaacaaaaatagattGGTAATGACTCAACAATGGACACCCCAGAGAGATTGGCTTGTCAGGAGAGGAGGCGGAGCCACAGCAAGGCCTGCCATGGCCCTGGCCccccatttaatttttaatcttttgtaatatattataaaatataggATATAGCAATACAATTACTGCAATTAGATTAGTGATGGCCCTCCCAGTTGAAGATGAAAAACCTATGTGGaagtgattttgaaattttggcccCTCCATGCTAAGAATCCTAGCTTTGCAACCCATAGGGAAGTGGCTTCATATTAGATTCAGTTTCTGGAGTTCAAGAGAATAGGAACATTGTTTCTCCCCCGCAATGTTCAACTCGAAAAACTGGAGCTAGACCATTTAGATGCTTGACAATTGTAGTACTCTTGACACCCCAGTAGGTCTTTCCTATTTAGACTAGAAGGAGCAAGCCAAGATCAACCGGAAAAGAGTTTCGGTAAATAGACAAGCTAAAGAAAACCAAGTCGGAAATAGGAGAAACTTCCAATTATATATTACTGCTCTATTAACCCTTCAGAAAATTGGTTTTGTATCTATAGGATTGGCTTTTGATATAAGGTAAATAATTTCCCCCTTTGACGATAAGGTAAGCCATACTTTCAACTTGATAACTTAATGATCCATAGAGAATGTAGGAAGTTTTAGCTTCTCAGATTTTAGGAGAGAAAGCTGTGGATTGAGATAAAAACCATGGTCTCATATTCCATCCATgatataggaaaaaaaaaggtcatgcTATTGGCATTTCAATTATCCCTTTGGGAAACTTATATTGGATTGCAATCTGATAGATACTGATATATGCCTTGGAGTTTGTATTCCAGGGTGAATACCACTATTGGAGCATTAGAGGAGAGGTTGATGCTCTCAGGTCTCCATACTGTTGCGGATATATTTTGCTGCTGTTGTGGACAAATCGTTGGCTGGAAATatgtactctctctctctctctctctctctctctctctctctctcacacacacacacacacacacacacacgcacacacacacacacacacacacacacacacacacacacaagagTCTTATACTGCATAATTTTTGCGACTTCATGCCCCTTAAACCATTTTTTGATTCCATATGCAGGAATCGGCACATGAGAAGAGCCAGAAATACAAAGAGGGGAAGTTCGTCCTTGAGAGGTATAAGCCTTCCCTCCACTTTTTGGTGTAAGCATGATATGCTTAACTTTCATTCTTATTTTGCCTTCATAATAATGCAGAGGGAGGATCGTCGATGAAGTAGATTTTTCGACAGAGTTCTTTGTTGATTCTCGTCCTAGCATGAGTAGTGATGCTGATGATGTTTAGGATCTGAATTTCGTTCCCTGAGTAGTTCGTACCAGACACTAGGCAAGGCAATACATGCAGAACAGCTGCACTGTTTTTCTGTACTTGTAATAGTATTCGAATAAATGACTTAATAAAAAGGATATTTGAATGACTCAGATGTGAAGTGTTTGAGGTAAAAGTTATGCCTTccttttcagttttcagtGATTTGCATGGAACCCCACTCCTGGACGTAATTAGCATCTTCACAATATTGATAAAGAAGAGTCATGTTTCCCAAATATCAagctaagaaaaaagaactcaAGTATGATCAAATCATTCAAATTACCTGGTGTGTGGGATCTGAAGGAACCAACCACATTTGTAATTGCTTATAAGGGTTTCTAGATCATGGTTAGAAGTAAATATGTGACGTATTTGTCcaacttcaaatttcaaaacacaactacttcaaatttttatttattaatacaagcgatagtttaGAGTACTATAGATTAATACTTCATTTTTTCAATATACAATCTatggtttattaattaaattaatctaatataaGGGAAGAGGCATCCGAACTTGGGTGCAAGAGGACAAACTCATTGCCCTAGCTAACTGGCCtaattccataattttttaatttgagtttttaattatttatgcgAATTTTGTCGGATttagttttctcttttgtgttatttttccCTGGATCTTCTGTTTTTGTACACTTCTTTGACATtactgaagttttttttttataatcaatATCGTTTTTTGAcacaattaaaagaaaaacaattttctataaaataacataaatacaggaaaaggaaaatataatGCAAAGTTTCTAGAGCGATCCCggtccaaaaagaaaaaggaatcatcgtatttattatatatataggtgcAGCGGGGGCCAAACAAAGCAGATGGAAAGAATTTAGGCCAGAGAGCCTAACAAACGAAATCCTTAAACAAACAGAGAACTAACCTCAAATCTCCAATTCCTCAACTTCTCAATCAATAAGAATAACCCTTTCTCCCTTCTCTTTTCCTTGTAATCTTAATTTGcttttaataattttgattGTTGCAGGTTTAACCTAATGGgcaagtcttcttcttctcatcgAAAGAAACGCGCCAAGATTTCTTCTCaggtctctctttctctctccctgtTGTCGTGTTTTAGGGTTCTCGTTTTTGGTTTTCATAGTCCTCTTTAAATGGGTTTTCTTTCCTTGCTTAAAAGATTAGATCTTTTTGCTGGTTAGCCTTCGGAAAACTCCGTTTGGATATTGACAAATATATAgacaaggaagaaaagaaaacgaaaaaaggaaacaaaaacgaaaataTTTTAGGCAGCATTATAAGTTCAAGCTGCTGTGCTAATAAAATAGTTGAAAAACTAAGCGTTAACTTCATCTGGTTTATTGGTTTTCCATGCCCTTTTGCTTATATGGTCATACCAACACGATTGTATGTTATATTAGGATTTTATAGTTTGATTCATGTCAATGCCCAATGCTAATTTGTATATTTATGTTCATGTATATGGCTTTCTTTAGGCAGGAACAAGGAAGAGCAGTAAGAGTAAGCCTAAAAGTAGGAAATATAGATCCAAGAAGCTTCGCCGCCGTGACGATTCTCCTTCTCATTCTGATGACGGTGATTCGAGAAGTTTAGAATCTGTTTCGTCTTTTAGTTCAGATGATGATTCTAGAAGTAGACGGGCTCGGTCCCGCACTAGGAGGGATCTGAAAGGTAGCAAGAAAAGGGCTCGCAGACGCTCCCATATCCATGACAGTAGCGAGGACTCTCCCCGtggaaagaagaggaaatcgGCAAAGAATAAGAATGATTATGAGGCGAGGAAGAAATCCCGTTCGAGGAAGAAGCCTAGGAGAAATGCTAGCATTAGTTCCAGGAGTAGTGCTTCTTTTAGTTGCTCAACTTGTCCTAGTGGAAGTATTTGTGGTGATGAGATTGAATCTAAAAGGCACAGGGGCAGACCTGGAAAACGAAACAGAGATGAAAGTGATATTAACAAGGTTGAAAGTGGGACTAAGAGGGCTAGATATAGGTCAAAGAGCTGTTCTTCTCACAGTCAGTGTAGCGGGCGTGGTGGTGATAGTCAGAGTGAGGAAAAAGtgacatttgaaaacaaattgaGGAGGTTGAGATCAGTTATTACTGTCACAGAAGAAGACAAGCATGGCAGATGGATGGATAAGGATGGGCACAAAGAAGAGATGGCATATGATGATGATTACCCTTCTTGTAGAAGTAATGATAGTAATGATGGAGGGTGCAAGAGGGAGTTGGATAATCATTTACATGTTGTTGAGAAGAGAATAGGAGTGGAGAGtgggaaagaggaaaaagctCTTATTTCTAATGTTCCAATCGAAGATCTCACAGATAGTGGTAACATTTTTGAAAAGCATTATGGTGGCCAAGATGATGGAATTAACTCTAGCCGTGATGGAATAGGAATTGCTGGTCCTGTTAATGAAAATACGAAAGAGGTTTCTGGGGCAATTAGTCATCTGCCAGGTGAAGATCTGGAGTCAATTTTAAGACAAAGGGCTTTGGAAAATCTAAAAAGGTTCAAAGGAACTACTAGTGAGGAAAACAAGAGCAATAATGATTTGAAACAGCCATCCACTGTAAAGGCTGATTTTGTTCAAATAGAATCCCCAAAGGAGAGTGGTGCTAGAGCGGTTGTTGCAAAGTCCTCCAAGGAGGGTGCTACTGAAATGGTTGTTGCAAAGTCCTCCAAGGAGGATGCTGCTGAAATGGTTGATACAACCCAATTACTAGAAAATGCCAATGGGCCTCCGGTGAGAGATCCCATTGTTTCTTCCAAAAATCTTAAAAAGGAACTGGATAGGACTAGTGGTAGCAATGAATTGCAAGATGTTGCTTGCCCAACATATCAGGTGGCTCTTGGAAATTCCGATAAAAAGGTTGACACAATTGCAGTGCTTAATAAACCGAACTTGGCTTCACCAAAATTGAGGTGCCACTCAGCAAAAGCTCATTCCACGTGGAAACAAGCAGCTCGTTCGCAGGAACCTCCCCATGAAAGATTATTGGTGATTGAGAATAGTGTAGATAAGAGTACTTCTGAGACTGCCCAAACTGTGCCCCAAACCCAAAGTACCTATAGTAATGGTGATGATATCAATGACGACCGTGGTTGTACTGCTCCTGAACCTTCGGGAGAGAATAGGTCTGATAAACAGCAAGGTGAGGGTAAGGATGGCTCACAGTTTGAGCAGAAAACCATGTCTGTCATGCGAGGTAGTGAAATGGTACAGGTGGGTGATTTGATCTATTACAGATTTTTATACTTCTTTTTACCCGGCAACTTAATAAAAACACTTAGTTAGCCGGGGGTgggggtggtggtggggaACCAACTTTAGGATACCCCTGGGTCACTCCCAGGACAAGCCTTTGAAAGTTAGGTTGGTTTACGACTGGCTGTACCCTTAGGGCACACGATCACCACTTTAGCTTTTAAGTTTAATAGTCTATTTTCAgaccttaaaataaaatttgatagTCAATTTTTTACTGTTTGCTTTAatgttttaataatttttgcaGGTGAGTTACAAGGTTTACATCCCTAAGAAAGCTCCTGGTCTGGCGAGGAGGCAACTCAGGCGGTGATGTCTCATCATCATTCTGGTGCACAAGTTGCTCTTGATGAAAGCTCTAAACACATTTAGATGGATCTTCCAATAAGCTTCAAACAATTTTCCTTTAAAAAGGGATGTGTGCTTTTGGAAAAGTGATGCTTGATTGGCCTTTTGTGCAGGCATTCTCATCCTCATGAACAATAGAAATCTGTGGTTTAGTAGCTGTTTTTGGTAGTTATATCATCTGTCATGCACTTGGTCACCAGTGTTATTCAATAGTTCCTGTTGTATCATCAACGTTctcaaaaatttattttctttctttctttctcttgtttcTAATTGTGTCCAGTTTATGTAACCTGTTcacaatataaaataaataataaattaataatctgTTCAGAATAATATATTGCGtgcaatgaattttttttctactgTTAAATAACTGAAATCTCTTTGGTTCGCTGTCATTTGTGCCAATTCTCTCAGTATAAAGGATCCACAAAGGGCTGTGAAGGGTTTGTAGTGGTTTAAGAGCATATACCCGCATCCGAAACTAAAGTCTTGTATTTGATCCTCCCACCCCTtattttgtataatatattgaGCATTTGTGAAAGGAGCTTGTTAGGTCAAGGAACATTCACTATAGTTCCCATCTAACATTATAGATTACTGCTTTACCCAATGGCAACCAGCAAAGGCACACACACATGATATGCGGCCAGGATACTGCTCCTGAAGTTGCTTGCAAATTTGTAATCTAAATCGAAATTATTGACACAATCTAAACGTTGAGCCAACTAAACATCGAGTAATGACCATGCTAGCAAGGATACTATCTAAGTGAGGaagataattttattttgatttctcTAACAAATCAACATCAGCCATCGTTCCTCTGCCAAGAGAAATCTGATTATACAGGATCAGCTGACCTACTTTATCATGCAAATAATATGATGGAACTGAGATGAACGTCTCTAcaaggaaacaaaataaaatataaaaaagacagATGAATGAGCAAGATCTGCCTCCTATTTCATTTTGAACACTGTTCAAGCAGTCAGCTCAAAACAAGTTGTCATGGGTGGCTGCTGCTTCAGACAGACTAATCCCAAGTGCGTGTgtagaaattagaaaaactaaTCTCAGTGGTGTCCACTGCTACATGAATTTCTGCATGCGATTGCAGTAGTTTTGAGTCAATCCTACAGGATAGCAATAAGCAGCTGGTGATTTTCCTCTTGAGAAAAACGCAGGTGCCttgtttcatgttttttttttttggccagaGCCCTGTTTCATGTTGAATGACCCAAATAATATCAGCAAATGTCCCTGTTCCGGGTTGGAATTGTTAATGCCAGCTTTCATGATGTAAAATGACCAGACACCACCAGCTTCTCATTGAAGAGGCCCGCTAATTGACAATACTGTCCAACTTGTTCATCAAATTGCACTTCCATCAATGGTTTACAGTGGCAGAAAGATTTCTTAGCTGCCAGCaaggttttgtttctttgtgcCATGGACACAAGCCCAATTTTCCATCTCTGTAATTGATATGCCTTCCAAGAACTGTGAATATCGCTCTATGATAAATGGAAGCTACAGAAACATGGACATAACAAAATCAGCTCCAGGGACCTACGCCTAATACaatatacaaaattatttagAACAGTGTGAAATTCATGGTGGATTCTGTCATCTCGTATGGGGGATGGTAACATATATACAAATGGCAAGAAAACCACCATTGGCTCTGCCAAGCTAAAGATGGATAATTCAAATAGATATGCACAATTTGAAGACATACTTCAACCTCGGCAGCTTTCCCTCTTTTATctcattttgttttccctGGATACAAGCTCACAAggataaatttgtaattttttcttaaaaccTACCCAGCAAAATGTAATCTATAATCCATTCCCTATCCCCCTTCTAcctcattttcttttgcagGATAGAAGCTCAGggagatgaaattgaaatttttgtccTTAAAacttttcaagaaaaaaagcatCTATAATCTATCACCTATGCTGGAATAATACCTGCTCAGAGAGAATGCCAGAAAGACCAATGACTGCCCCAGGCTTTGCATAAGAGACAATATGATCTGCCAAATCTAATAGGGGATTTAAGAGTATATTTGCAATGACCACGTCATACTTGTCTGTTTCTGAGATGGCTTCCACTCCAGATGAGCTCTGATCTTCCACAACTCCACATGGATCTATCAAGGGAGAGCGATTTTGGCTAGCTACTAGGTGAAATTGCATCTTTTCAGGTCCTATGTTGTTCAGAGCAGCATTCTGGCGTGCAGAGGTAATTGCTTGAGGATCTATATCAATTCCGACTGATGAGGCAGCACCAAACTGTGATTTCCGGTCAAAATGTGAACTTAACATCAAACTATGATTTGAGCATTAGTTGGCATAACCAACATCATTTGAAAAGAATTATGATAAGGGGGCACACAGCTAATGACAACATTGGATACAAGCAAAGGTCATGTGGATGGGGTTACTCAGCAACATGCAATAGAAGAAAACAAGCATGCAAGTTGTATAAGTTTATATACGTAAAACCAGTCATGAGAAATAAGGATACTAATTGTAGCCAAACTATAATCATTTACTTGATGTGTTTCAGAATAGAAGAGTTCTGTATTCTTAAGAGAAACATCTACACATGTGCTAGGAAGTTTCAGAAAACTACTAAGAATCCAGTATAAAGAATCCCTACTGAAGGCAGAGATTAATCCCAATTTTCTTATGATAAAAGAATCTACCAGCGGAACCAACTGTTAATTTCTAAGAATGGGCTTCTCACTATCTTGATTTCACATTTGAAGTTTCTATATTCAAATTGAATTACACATCAAAGAGCTTTGCCTTTGAGAAAGAAACATtttggagaaaaaataaaccctCTAAACTAATCACTAGATCCTTCCAAGTATAGATGGCCCTGTCTAAGGGTTTATACAGGAAAAGGTTGGATTATTTGACACTGCAATCCTAATATAGATTTACCTGAgaatggaaaaagaaaggatgCCAGTGCACTTGATTAGTTAAATACCTTAACTGCAGCAATTGCAAGAATTCCAGAACCTGTGCCATAGTCCAAGAATAGTTCTCTTCCCTTTATCAATCCATGAAGCAGCAATAGACATAGCTTAGTAGTCGGATGCTCCCCAGTTCCAAATGCCAATCCAGGATTtagaattatatttgttgctttGGTATCCTGTAGGAATTAAGCAACGATAACTATATTTATTCCATATGTCAACATTAATTGTAACAAGCATTCTTTGTGATTCAGATACAGAACTGTATCCTGTAGCTGGGCACAAGAAGGAACTATTTCAGCATAAAGATACAAAGTGAAAAATGTAAACAACGAATTTCTGAGTATTAAGAAGTagaacttttaaaatatagcACAGAGGGAATTAAGATTCAACAAATGAGGGAGTTGCCTGTATATCATGAGCAACcatagcaaaacaaaaaccttcagaaaaataatttgaaactAGAAAAAGAATCCGATACTATCATACAGGGGGAATTCTCCACTCGGGCACAATCCAAAGTCCTTCAGTAACTTCAACAGGATGGAatgattcctgtaaaaaatggaaaaggaaaTCAAAACATAACGCCTAGAAAATATGACCAAGAGTAAATCAGTACCACTGAGTTAAGTACTACATGCTTAACTATCTGTATATCATTACTTCTTTTGGCCAATTATTAACATGCTGTTTAAATCAGTAATCGATCTAAAATCCAGTTCTTATTAGTGAAATTGATTTATCATTCAACAAGCTTTAGCAATAGATAATGCACCAAAGAGGCTAAAGACaaaaacacaacattttatgATAAGACATAAGTGACAAGCAAATTAACCTGAGTTTTCTTTATCCAGTCGAACGGCTCACCCATCCTAACTTCATAACTAGGTATCTCTTTTAAGCTTATGGAATCAGCAGCTCGTGAAATGCATGTATTTACATCTTCGCCCACAGGAAATATGGAATCGATGCAAATCTGTGTTTAAGAAAAAGGCACATTCTCATCATTGTTCATTCACAAAATCTTCTAACACAAGACAAGTAGCAAGAAGGAAAAGCtttcaaaatataaagaaataaaacagCATTCCAAATGAAACGTAATAAATCAACAGGGAGTGCACCTCGTCCTTTCCGTCATAGTTATCTTCTTCGTCGATACTAGTAGAACTTGCaccaaagcataaaagagCCTCTGAAAGCATATCCTGGCCAACAACAAGAACCAAGTGGGTTAGGCACTGCATTTTCTTTAACTCAACAAAGCCTTAATAGTTAATAGACTTAACAAGTTCCTAGTACAAACTCCATGCGTCTAGTTCTTGGTATATTATAACAGTTCCACTCTAAATAGTGTTATTCTGTTACCAATACCTCATTTTTTCTATTGATTGGCATGTAAACTTGAATGATTTCAACGAACAAAgaacattcttttttttcttcctaatgTAACCAGAATGACAAATAAGTTATTTCTGCCTTAAGTAACACATTCAGATGATattagaagggaaaaaaaagttgtaagttaaaaatcaaaactttaTCAGTTCCCATTCAATATATACAACAAATTCCACACAGAATCAGTTTACacttcttttgctttcttttccctttaaaTCCCAGTGACCAAACTTATTAATTGACATGAAGATGAACCCAGTTGTAATAACTGAACCAAATGtaataaaacagaaaagaaaagaagaagctcACAGCAACATGTTTTTGGCAGCGAATTTGGACAGAAAGGAAACGCGAAGCAAATGGCTCCGCCGAGGGAGTGGGAGTCTccggagaagaagtggaaAACTTTGCAGCTAGGGAATTGGGTTGGGAGAGCTCTCTGAGTTTGCGGTTTGTGAAGAAGCGAGAGGGCGATGGGTGAGTTGAAGGGCGAGAGAAGGTGGCGAAGCAACGAGAGCTGAGAGTGTAAGCAAGCTGTTTGAGCAAACCGCCTGACATTTTTCAAGTAGTGAGTGGGGAAGGGGCTTGTTTTTTAGGTGAACAGTGAACACTGCTTGGCTCCACCGTCATAAACTAGTTTTAAGTTTAACCATTTTTGtatttcgaccaaaaaaaaaagaaaaaaagagagcatTTTTGTATAGTTTGTGCATCTCATTATGAAAAGTTTACATTTCGTGTGTTTCAGAcagaaattttcatttatacaCTAGGAAGGCATGGTTACTTATTTGAAAGGGGGAAGTAAGCAATTGGAGAAGTGTTAGTGCAGCAATCAAGCCCGGTCAACTCTCCTCCAATTCCTCCACAAGATCTTCTCCTTCATTGTCTTGATTAGATAATAGCTGTCATTGATTCTAATTACTgattaattgtaattgattgtaTTTCATATTTCTTACCTTTTGTATCTCTACTAAAGTGTGTATATAAACTGTATCAATGATAATGAAATATTCATCGGGAAATTCTCATTCACATGGTATCAGCGTTTCAATTCTTCCACTGAAGTcaactcttctttctttctgatcCTCATGGCCTCCTCTCTTCCCGGCCCTAACACCTCCCACTTTCTCAAACTTGACGCCTCCAATTACCTTCTCTGGCTCCGCCAAATAAAGCCATTTCTCATCGGTCATGATCTCTGGAAGTTTGTTGATGGCTCAAATCCTTCCCCATCTGAATTTATCACCTCCACTACCACTACTCCTTCTGCTGCCCCTGACACTCCCTCCTCAACCACCACTGTTACCAAGTCTAACCctgattttctctcttggtATCAACAAGACCAACTCGTCGTCAGCTACATCACCACAACTCTATCTCCGGCTGTTCTCTCCTTAACCGTGGGTCATGACTCTGCCCAATCAGTTTGGGAGTGCTTACAGAACCATTATGCCCAACGCAATCTTGCCAGTGCGTCCACTCTTCGATTCCAACTTCATGACATGACCAAAGGATCTCAAACTATAGATGAGTATCTCAACCATGCAAAATCTCTTGCCGATGCCCTCTTCTCCATTCAAAAGCCTGTCTCCGATGAAGATCTCGTCACGGCTGTTCTCCGTGGCCTTGGTTCTGACTTCTCCATGCTTATCACCACCATCCTGAATCAACCCACTCTTCCAAGCTTCACAGACCTTCGTTCTCGTCTGCTGGTCTTTGAAAACCAGACCTCTCGCTCCTCGGCCTCCGCAGACAATAGCACAGCCCTCATCACCACTCACCCTCCTTCCCAGCCAGGCTCCTTCACCTCTCCTCACGGATCCTCCCATCCGCGCGGTGGTTCTCGTGGTGGGCGCCACGGTGGTCATCGTGGCTTCTCTCGTGGTGGCTCTCGTCGTGGTGGTTTTCAACGATGGCATTATCCTACACATCCTGGCCCCCCACCTTCTTGGCACAACCCTTGGAATGGTTCTCACTCTCCTCGTGGCTCTGCACCACGACCCACTTGGAATCAACAAGGAATCCTTGGCCCACCTCCTCCAAATTGGTGCTCCACGTGTTCTACAACTCAGCATGCTGCTGCTCACTGCCCTCACAAATATTCT belongs to Prunus persica cultivar Lovell chromosome G4, Prunus_persica_NCBIv2, whole genome shotgun sequence and includes:
- the LOC18778765 gene encoding protein yippee-like At5g53940, coding for MGRIFVVELEGRCYKCKFCKTHLALVSDCVSRSFHCRRGKAYLFNNAVNTTIGALEERLMLSGLHTVADIFCCCCGQIVGWKYESAHEKSQKYKEGKFVLERGRIVDEVDFSTEFFVDSRPSMSSDADDV
- the LOC18778979 gene encoding G patch domain-containing protein 8 yields the protein MGKSSSSHRKKRAKISSQAGTRKSSKSKPKSRKYRSKKLRRRDDSPSHSDDGDSRSLESVSSFSSDDDSRSRRARSRTRRDLKGSKKRARRRSHIHDSSEDSPRGKKRKSAKNKNDYEARKKSRSRKKPRRNASISSRSSASFSCSTCPSGSICGDEIESKRHRGRPGKRNRDESDINKVESGTKRARYRSKSCSSHSQCSGRGGDSQSEEKVTFENKLRRLRSVITVTEEDKHGRWMDKDGHKEEMAYDDDYPSCRSNDSNDGGCKRELDNHLHVVEKRIGVESGKEEKALISNVPIEDLTDSGNIFEKHYGGQDDGINSSRDGIGIAGPVNENTKEVSGAISHLPGEDLESILRQRALENLKRFKGTTSEENKSNNDLKQPSTVKADFVQIESPKESGARAVVAKSSKEGATEMVVAKSSKEDAAEMVDTTQLLENANGPPVRDPIVSSKNLKKELDRTSGSNELQDVACPTYQVALGNSDKKVDTIAVLNKPNLASPKLRCHSAKAHSTWKQAARSQEPPHERLLVIENSVDKSTSETAQTVPQTQSTYSNGDDINDDRGCTAPEPSGENRSDKQQGEGKDGSQFEQKTMSVMRGSEMVQVSYKVYIPKKAPGLARRQLRR
- the LOC18780675 gene encoding uncharacterized protein LOC18780675 — translated: MSGGLLKQLAYTLSSRCFATFSRPSTHPSPSRFFTNRKLRELSQPNSLAAKFSTSSPETPTPSAEPFASRFLSVQIRCQKHVADMLSEALLCFGASSTSIDEEDNYDGKDEICIDSIFPVGEDVNTCISRAADSISLKEIPSYEVRMGEPFDWIKKTQESFHPVEVTEGLWIVPEWRIPPDTKATNIILNPGLAFGTGEHPTTKLCLLLLHGLIKGRELFLDYGTGSGILAIAAVKFGAASSVGIDIDPQAITSARQNAALNNIGPEKMQFHLVASQNRSPLIDPCGVVEDQSSSGVEAISETDKYDVVIANILLNPLLDLADHIVSYAKPGAVIGLSGILSEQLPFIIERYSQFLEGISITEMENWACVHGTKKQNLAGS